The DNA window TCACAACGTCTCCCACTCCGTTTGCTGGGACCTGCGCCCAGTCACTGTGCCACCTCCGCGTCGGCTGCGGCGCCCCCTGCGCTCGCTTGCGTCAGCTCGCCCGCAGCCAGTTGGCCGCATGCGCCGTCGATCTCCTGGCCCCGGGTGTCGCGCACGGTGGTCGACACACCGGCCTCTCGCAGCCGGCGGACGAACTCACGCTCGACCGGTTTGGGGCTGGCATCCCACTTGCTCCCCGGGGTCGGGTTGAGCGGGATGAGATTCACATGGGCCAGCTTGCCGCTCAGAAGCTTGCCGAGCAGGTCGGCACGCCAGGGCTGATCGTTTACGTCCCTGATCAGGGCGTACTCGATGGACACCCGACGGCCGGTCTGTGCCGCGTAATCAAACGCGGCGTCGAGCACCTCGGCCACCTTCCAACGCTGGTTGACGGGCACAAGCTCATCGCGCAGATCATCATCGGGGGCGTGCAGTGACAACGCAAGAGTCACGGAGAGCTGTTCGGCTATCAACCGGCGCATTGCGGGCACCAAACCCACCGTGGACACCGTGATGTGCCGTTGTGACAGGCCCAGGCCCTCCGGCGCGGGCGAGGTGAGGCGCCGGACCGCCTCGATGACCCGCGGGTAATTGGCCAGCGGCTCGCCCATGC is part of the Actinoplanes missouriensis 431 genome and encodes:
- the rlmN gene encoding 23S rRNA (adenine(2503)-C(2))-methyltransferase RlmN produces the protein MTILPVIPISPDQPDAVSTRRRPTMPPKHLADMDLAARKSAVASLGEPAFRAKQLSTHYFGRLVRDSAAMTDLPAASRERLTAELFPQLLTPIREQACDDGATRKTLWRLHDGALVESVLMGYPDRVTACVSSQAGCGMACPFCATGQQGLTRNLSIAEIVDQVVYLAGVAASGAVTGSPPRLSRVVFMGMGEPLANYPRVIEAVRRLTSPAPEGLGLSQRHITVSTVGLVPAMRRLIAEQLSVTLALSLHAPDDDLRDELVPVNQRWKVAEVLDAAFDYAAQTGRRVSIEYALIRDVNDQPWRADLLGKLLSGKLAHVNLIPLNPTPGSKWDASPKPVEREFVRRLREAGVSTTVRDTRGQEIDGACGQLAAGELTQASAGGAAADAEVAQ